The sequence AGAGCAGCTCGGCATCTCCAAGCAGGCGATGTCGCAGCGCCTGCAGGCGGCCGGCTGGGCCGCCGAGACCGCCGGCTGGCAGCTGGCGCTGCGCGTGCTGGACCGCGCGGCCGACCCCCAGCGCTAAAGCAGATCTGACTTGCTCAGTTCCGGGGTGGTCACAAAATCCACGAGCCGCTCGACCGCGCCGATGAGCGTCGAGTCCAGATCCCTAAAGGTATTGACCGCGTTATAGACGCGGTTCCACCCTTCTTTCCGGTCGGACCAGCCGACGCGGCGGCAGATGCCCGTCTTCCAGTCCTCGCCGTAGGGCACGTCCGGCCACTCGCGCAAGCCGAGGCGCTCGGGCTTCACCGCCGCCCAGATGTCGATGTAAGGGTGTCCGGTGACAAGCACGTGCTCGCCCACCGTCTCCGTCATGCGGGTTTCTTTCGATCCCTCCACCAGGTGATCTGCCAAGACCCCCACGCGGCGTCCAGGCCCCGGCTGGAATTCTTTGAGGCGAGCCTCCAAGTTGTCCAGGCCCTCGAGGTACTCCACGACCACGCCCTCCACGCGCAGATCATGGCCCCAGACCTTCTCCACGATGGCGGCATCATGGATGCCCTCCACCCAGATGCGCGACGGCGCCGCCACCTTGGCCTCCACATTTTCTACCCGGCGAGAACCCGAATTGGATTTGCGAGGTGCGGCTTTGGGCACGTACCGCACCAAGGTGACCGGCTCGCCCTCGAACAGGAAACCGCCTTTGACCAGGTTGAAGACCCGCTCGACCCCGTGCCGGTCCTCTAAGCGCACGACTTCGCCGAAGATGGTTTTATCCACTCCCATGACGGCGCCGACGAAGTCGTCGCCACGCACCTCCACCACCATGCCGGGCTCCGCCGGCACCTCCGGATAGGACCGCGGGCGGTTGCGCTGGTGTCCTGAGAAGATGTCTCCGGCATAGGGGTCACGGGAAGCAAAACTCATAGGGAATGAGCCTATCGCCTACACTGGCCCGCTATGGATATACGCGCCGAGGTCTGGTCACCACTGCAAAACACCGCGGTTTGGCTGGGAGCCTGGCTCTAC is a genomic window of Corynebacterium massiliense DSM 45435 containing:
- a CDS encoding DUF3097 domain-containing protein; translation: MSFASRDPYAGDIFSGHQRNRPRSYPEVPAEPGMVVEVRGDDFVGAVMGVDKTIFGEVVRLEDRHGVERVFNLVKGGFLFEGEPVTLVRYVPKAAPRKSNSGSRRVENVEAKVAAPSRIWVEGIHDAAIVEKVWGHDLRVEGVVVEYLEGLDNLEARLKEFQPGPGRRVGVLADHLVEGSKETRMTETVGEHVLVTGHPYIDIWAAVKPERLGLREWPDVPYGEDWKTGICRRVGWSDRKEGWNRVYNAVNTFRDLDSTLIGAVERLVDFVTTPELSKSDLL